The proteins below come from a single Osmerus mordax isolate fOsmMor3 chromosome 3, fOsmMor3.pri, whole genome shotgun sequence genomic window:
- the mpst gene encoding 3-mercaptopyruvate sulfurtransferase produces the protein MAAQTRALVSAQWLADAIKSNRIGPHLRILDSSWYLPKLKRDATSEFRQKHIPGTHFFDLDECSDKTSSLDHMLPTQNQFAEYVSGLGIGNDTHVVVYDASDFGSYSAPRVWWMFQLFGHNCVSVLDGGMKNWLHEGRQVTSEYCSPERQEFKASINQSWIKTYEDIVKNIETKRFQVIDARSAGRFRGTEPEPRDDTKPGHFPGAINMPFTSFMDASGRELEAEQLTELFREAGVDLERALWASCGSGVTACHVVLAAYLLGSPRVAVYDGSWAEWDKRAAPEHIISEGK, from the exons ATGGCGGCGCAGACCCGTGCACTTGTCTCAGCCCAGTGGCTTGCGGATGCGATAAAAAGCAACCGAATAGGTCCTCACCTGCGAATACTTGATTCCTCTTGGTATCTGCCGAAACTGAAACGAGATGCCACGTCCGAGTtcagacagaaacacataccCGGCACACACTTCTTTGATCTGGATGAGTGTTCTGACAAAACTTCATCGCTGGATCACATGCTGCCAACTCAAAATCAATTTGCAGAGTATGTGTCAGGATTAGGTATTGGGAACGACACACATGTTGTGGTGTATGATGCCAGCGACTTTGGATCATATAGCGCACCCCGCGTTTGGTGGATGTTCCAGTTATTTGGGCACAATTGTGTCTCCGTGCTGGACGGTGGCATGAAGAACTGGCTTCATGAAGGGCGTCAGGTGACATCAGAGTATTGTTCACCAGAGCGTCAAGAGTTCAAGGCGAGTATCAATCAATCTTGGATAAAGACCTACGAGGATATCGTGAAGAACATCGAAACCAAACGGTTCCAGGTCATCGATGCTAGGTCCGCTGGCAGGTTTAGGGGAACTGAGCCGGAGCCCAGGGATG ACACTAAACCAGGGCACTTCCCTGGTGCCATCAACATGCCTTTCACCAGTTTCATGGACGCCTCAGGGAGGGAACTGGAGGCTGAACAGCTGACTGAGCTGTTCCGGGAGGCCGGTGTGGACCTGGAGCGGGCCCTCTGGGCCAGCTGCGGCTCTGGTGTGACGGCGTGTCACGTGGTGCTGGCTGCCTACTTGCTGGGATCTCCGCGAGTGGCCGTGTACGACGGCTCATGGGCTGAGTGGGACAAACGAGCTGCGCCCGAGCATATTATCTCTGAAGGGAAATAG